One genomic segment of Primulina tabacum isolate GXHZ01 chromosome 9, ASM2559414v2, whole genome shotgun sequence includes these proteins:
- the LOC142556960 gene encoding uncharacterized protein LOC142556960 translates to MVFKSKNDLIASVKDFSVRVLRREYIVVQSSPTIWKVKCKNWSEGDNCGWGLRASLKKSLGYFMITKYGDDHTCMSTQVGIDHHNLDVNMIASTLLGIVRCDPTYEIKYVRESIKEKYGYDISYAKAWQSLKRAVEVVYGTWESSVTLLPKYMGALSKYNPRTVVEWKHLRPYDHSHKVLNFVFWTFRPCIDGFRHCRNVISVDGTHMYTKYKHKLLIAVTLDANNQVLPLAFAFVDEENYESWHWFLGDVARHVTRGCSGVCLISDRHAGITSAVQYLPDFKTPCGVHRFCLRHVCSNFNSKFKNFHLKDLCWEAGIQHKVAKFNATMEAIRTKNAAASRICQTFEKKNGHWLMMVDGDEG, encoded by the coding sequence ATGGTATTTAAGAGCAAAAACGATTTAATAGCTTCAGTGAAGGATTTTTCTGTTCGGGTTTTGAGACGTGAATATATTGTTGTCCAAAGTTCTCCGACAATTTGGAAGGTCAAATGCAAGAACTGGTCCGAAGGTGACAATTGTGGGTGGGGACTTCGAGCATCGTTGAAAAAAAGTTTAGGCTACTTCATGATCACGAAATATGGTGATGATCACACATGCATGTCTACCCAAGTCGGTATAGATCACCACAACCTTGACGTAAACATGATAGCCAGTACACTTTTGGGAATCGTGCGTTGTGATCCTACATACGAAATCAAATATGTGCGAGAAagtattaaagaaaaatatgggTATGATATATCGTATGCTAAGGCATGGCAGAGTTTGAAACGCGCGGTAGAGGTAGTCTATGGCACATGGGAAAGCTCTGTAACTTTGCTTCCTAAATATATGGGAGCTTTGTCGAAGTACAATCCAAGAACTGTTGTAGAATGGAAGCATCTTCGACCGTATGACCATTCACATaaagttttgaactttgtgtttTGGACATTCAGACCATGTATAGATGGTTTTCGACATTGTCGCAACGTAATCAGTGTAGACGGTACCCATATGTATACCAAATATAAGCACAAACTACTCATAGCAGTAACATTAGATGCCAACAACCAGGTTTTGCCGCTAGCATTTGCGTttgttgatgaagaaaattACGAGTCTTGGCATTGGTTCCTCGGTGATGTTGCACGACATGTTACCAGAGGGTGTAGTGGTGTGTGCCTTATATCTGATAGACATGCGGGTATAACAAGTGCAGTTCAATATCTCCCTGACTTCAAGACTCCTTGTGGTGTTCATCGTTTCTGTTTGAGGCATGTTTGCTCTAATTTCAACAGCAAGTTCAAAAACTTTcatttaaaagacttatgttgGGAAGCAGGGATACAACACAAAGTAGCAAAATTTAATGCGACAATGGAGGCAATTAGAACAAAGAATGCAGCAGCTTCACGTATTTGTCAAACATTCGAAAAGAAAAATGGTCATTGGCTAATGATGGTGGATGGAGACGAGGGAtaa
- the LOC142556961 gene encoding uncharacterized protein LOC142556961 produces the protein MAIATIVAATLQGFVNPLANAIQPPPEPQPRGIKYHYESLRRNRVTTFDGNPDPEVSHNWLKNVETQLHLLEIPEELRVAVVTPFLEDRARKWWKTVSPSLAEVEEITWQIFKREFLKQYYPAEFRLQKLSEFENFKQAPDMSVMEYTSRFNDLGTYVPTIMSDETLKMHRFKKGLNSRIQSALAVFKPNNFADLMGAAMSAETDIRRREDENKNKRPMSSQSNQNGPKFKKPNYSGGSFKGNCGSAGNTKGKWCDTCRQKHVGECYRKTGACFKCGKVGHRIKDCPDHKDKGTGSNKKNENKTNARVYTITQGEADDTNEVVAGTILLNEMPAYTLFDCGATHSFVSRRFAKKLKLEHDTLSEPLRVATPSVNKSRRNIKGLEDFYSHWRYQNGSGITSP, from the exons atggcaatagccACTATCGTAGCTGCGACGTTGCAAGGATTCGTGaacccattggctaacgccATCCAACCACCACCTGAACCGCAACCGCGTGGGATTAAGTACCATTACGAATCTCTCAGAAGAAATCGAGTTACAACTTTTGATGGGAACCCAGACCCAGAGGTcagccacaactggctcaagaacgtcgaaacacaactaCATTTACTGGAGATACCTGAAGAACTGAGAGTGGCGGTTGTAACACCGTTTTTGGAAGACCGAGCTAGGAAATGGTGGAAAACTGTGTCGCCATCCTTGGCAGAAGTGGAAGAAATCACATGGCAGatttttaagagagaatttttgaaacaatattaTCCAGCTGAGTTTCGACTACAGAAGTTGAGTGAGTTCGAGAATTTCAAACAGGCTCCGGACATGTCAGTAATGGAATATACTTCCCGGTTCAACGACCTAggaacctatgtcccaacgATCATGTCGGATGAGACGTTAAAAATGCATCGTTTCAAAAAGGGACTCAACAGTCGAATTCAGTCGGCATTggcagtattcaagccaaacaaTTTTGCGGATCTGATGGGCGCTGCAATGAGCGCAGAAACCGATATCAGGCGACGCGAGGatgaaaacaagaacaaaagaccgATGAGCAGTCAATCTAATCAGAACGGTCCCAAgtttaagaaaccaaattattcaGGTGGGTCTTTCAAAGGAAATTGTGGCAGTGCTGGTAACACCAAAGGAAAGTGGTGTGATACATGTCGACAGAAACATGTTGGAGAATGTTATCGGAAGACGGGCGCTTGTTTTAAGTGCGGAAAGGTGGGTCATAGAATTAAAGATTGTCCTGACCACAAGGACAAAGGGACGGGGTCcaacaagaaaaatgaaaacaagaccAATGCACGGGTATATACAATCACCCAAGGGGAAGCTGATGATACCAATGAAGTGGTGGCAGGTACTATCTTACTCAATGAAATGCCTGCTTATaccttatttgattgtggtgctacgcactCATTCGTGTCTAGAAGGTTTGCTAAGAAGCTTAAACTCGAACATGATACTCTTAGTGAACCATTAAGAGTAGCAACACCG tctgtcaacaagtcaaggcggaaCATCAAAGGCCTGGAGGACTTTTACAGCCACTGGAGATaccagaatggaagtgggataacatctccatgA